The following are encoded together in the Coffea arabica cultivar ET-39 chromosome 1c, Coffea Arabica ET-39 HiFi, whole genome shotgun sequence genome:
- the LOC113724173 gene encoding uncharacterized protein has translation MSLIQAGSLVYPVGGVKGNEEERHLYEPGSLPREFSCISLSTPLENSRAEIKCPMHGAKYFPLIEEIDGRIYVLSGPLPSYGSLDIVDIGFEVYYPLEDRWVDLSIPPFLKKDKTDGCAEDLTIVTFKLLSERGGDGALSCALISTRTCNAIENGSTVRPIYSFILRVN, from the exons ATGAGTTTGATTCAGGCTGGAAGTTTGGTCTATCCTGTTGGTGGTGTGAAGGGCAATGAGGAAGAGAGGCACTTGTATGAGCCAGGCAGCTTACCCCGAGAATTCAGTTGCATCTCTCTCTCAACTCCTCTAGAAAACTCTCGAGCAGAGATTAAGTGCCCAATGCATGGGGCAAAGTATTTCCCCCTTATAGAGGAAATTGATGGTCGCATCTATGTTCTATCTGGGCCCCTGCCTAGCTATGGATCTCTTGATATAGTTGACATCGGCTTTGAGGTTTATTATCCTTTAGAGGATAGGTGGGTTGATCTGTCGATTCCTCCTTTTCTCAAAAAAG ACAAAACAGATGGATGTGCCGAAGATCTGACAATTGTCACTTTCAAGCTGCTTTCAGAAAGAGGGGGAGATGGAGCTCTGAGTTGTGCATTGATAAGTACAAGGACTTGTAATGCAATAGAGAATGGCTCTACTGTGCGTCCCATCTATTCCTTCATATTGCGAGTTAATTAA